In Gadus chalcogrammus isolate NIFS_2021 chromosome 13, NIFS_Gcha_1.0, whole genome shotgun sequence, the genomic stretch CAGCTACTCTAAAGAGCTGTGCAGACCAGCTTGCCTCCATACTCACTTACATTTTCAACTGGTCTCTTAACACAGCAACGGTACCTGCATGTTTTAAATCCGCTATGATCATTCCAGTGCCCAAGAAAAGAAACATAACCTGTCTTAATGACTATAGGCCTGTGGCACTTACTTCTGTCGTTATGAAGGTACTTGAGCGCCTAGTTTGTAGGTACTTGACGTACATCACGCTAGACCCTCACCAATTTGCCTACAGGGCTAATAGGGGAGTGGACGATGCAGTTTCACTTTGCACACATTTGATTCTGCAACATCTGAACACTAAGTCCACCTATGCCCGTGTACTGTTCATTGATTTTAGCTCGGCTTTCAATACCATCATTCCTGTCAGACTGTACAATTTTCTCCTGGCTGCAGGAGTTGATGCTCTACTTTGTCAGTGGATCTTAAACTTCCTGTCCAGTAGGAAACAGTGTGTTAAAATCAAGAATAATGTGTCATCACCAAGGATTCTGAACACTGGCGCCCCACAAGGGTGTGTCTTGTCACCTCTATTATTTTCACTGTACACTAATAATTGTACATCAAACTCTGCATCTGTTAAAATGTTaaagtttgcagatgacaccactGTCATAGGCCTCATACCTGATGGGGAGGAATCTACCTACCGGAGTGAGGTTGAACAGCTGGTGCAGTGGTGTGAAGACAATAACCTTATACTAAATACAACCAAAACCAAAGAAATCATCATTGACTATAGGAAAAAGGCAGGCCAGCATCTTCCCATCTCCATTAATGGCCAAGTTGTGGAGTGGGTCTCCTCCTTCCGCTTCTTAGGCACCACTATCCACCAGTCCCTATCATGGAACCTCAACATTAGTCTTATTATTTCCAAATCCCATCAGAGGTTATACTTCCTCCGTCAGCTGAGGAAGTTTGGGGTAAGGGCgtgttcacacaggcagtttTTGGGTGCTTTTAAAAACACCGCTGCCAGCGGGTTTTTTTCACTGCTCTGGGTGGTTTTCAAGTTGGGATAAATTCAACTCGCCAAGAAAAGGCACCCAACGTCAGGTAGTTTTTTGACAGCTGACCAATGAACGAGAACCTACGTCACTAGGAAAAACGTTGGAAATTCAAGAATGGCGACCCAAACCAAGACGTCTTTCCCGACGGAGCAACTTGTTGTTCTTGTCAGTGAACATGTTGAGTTGTATGACATGACCAACAAATTATACCACAACATTTATCACAAGGAGAGTATCTGGAGGACGATCGGTGGGATTTTGGGACATAAGTGTAAGTATTCATTTTAATGTTTATCTGCTCACCTAACAAACTATCCAGTtatcaccgttaaacgtgtttctaataacatttctagcgagaaatatactttttacttgcataatctttagtcagtgattgtgtctgatctttagttttatagttattaggaagattttatcggctcgatGTCAAAGATGTCCGGTTGCTAGGGGCGCTGCTTTCGCACAGCTGAGGGCACAGCTGAGCTGAGGGCACAGCTGAGCTGAGGGCACAGCTGAGCTGAGGGCACAGCTGAGCTGAGGGCACAGCTGAGCTGAGGGCACAGCTGAGCTGAGGGCTGTTGATACGGACAACGCGAAAGCGTTAGTAGCTGCTAGAGAAATTCTTGGTAGGGCTTAATCCTAGCCTGTTGTTTACTTTTATTCACTGTAGGGGAGGATTGCCGTGACAAATGGAAATACCTTAGAGGCAAGTACggcaaagaaagaaaggaaatgaaggagaggaggagtggatcGGAGGGAGGACATAAACACAGTTGGAAATATGTAAAAATTCTATCTTTCCTGGAGCCTTATGTCCAGGAAAGGCTCACAATTAGTAACTTCGACCAGCCAAGCCAGACAGCAGAGagcattttgaatgcaatgtgtGAAAACAATGAGGTAAGACTAGATGAGATTGAGCTAATGTGCCATGATGAACAGGCCAATTCATAATTGTAGGCTAAATCAAACGAGTGAAGTTTATCAGCTGTATGACTATGTCCTGTGTTTAATCCTGTGGATTgcgaaggaaaaaaaaattatgctTTGTGTAATGTCGTGTTTTGTCCCGTGTTTCCTTTACCTGACAGACTACATTGGATGACACAATCAGTAGTCAACCTGGGCCTGGTTCTTTAAATGGCAGTTCATCAAGGCCCCCACCCCAATATCGTGCGCGTGCGCGAAAGCTGCAGGCTGCCGGTTACGTTGCTCCAGCCTTTGAGTTCgcttttttttaactttcttaACTTTTAATACTTTTGTTCGTTCTAGTTTGTTTCACTTCTAACCCGGTGAAGTCCTACCCTCTCTAACGAGGCTGCTTTTGAGGGTTTTAGTGCTTTTTTAGTGATTGTTTTTTATGCCGCAGCAACAAGCTGCCTTTGTTTACTCCGGGGAACAGCTGTTTGCGCTAATGCCGACCGGCATAGTGGACAGACCAGCTGATATTCCACCTGAACTCTGGAGGAAAGCTCACCGGGGATGCAGAGGAGGGAAACAATGTCGTGGGATGAGAGGAGGGTCGAGACGGGAAGGGCTTATGGATAGGAGAAGATTTAAGCCGTGTCTCCCCTCGGTTGTTATGGGAAATGTGCGGTCTCTTAGCAACAAAATGGACGAGCTGACAGCGCTGACGCGGAGTCACCGGGAGTACCGGGAGTGCAGCCTGATGTGTTTTACTGAGACATGGCTGCACAGGGACATTACGGACCAGATAGTCTCCGTGGATGGCTTCCACACCATCCGAGCTGACCGGGATTGTATTGAGAGCGGTAAGCggaaaggagggggggttgCCGTTTTTGTAAACAGCAGTTGGTGCAATCCTGGTCACATCACCATTAAAGAACAGCTCTGTAGCCCGGATGCTGAACTGCTCGCCGTTGGACTTCGTCCATACCATCTGCCTAGAGAGATCCCGCATGTTATCATTGTTGTACTGTACATCCCTCCCTCTGCAAACCCAACATCTGCCAGCAACATCGTCCACACCACCATCTCCAAACTCCAGACTCAACACCCCAGTGCCCTCATCATCATTTCGGGAGACTTTAACCACGTCACCTTGGATAGAGTTCTGCCAACCTTCAAGCAATATGTGAGCTGTCctaccagagaggagaggaccctGGACCTGATGTATGCTAACATTAAGGATGCatacatctcctcttctctcccccctctgggcAGGTCAGATCATAACCTGGTTCACCTCAAACCCTGCTATGTGCCGCTGGTGAAGAGGAAGCCTACGACCACAAGGACTGTGAGGAGGTGGTCGGGGGAGGCTTATGAGGCACTGCAGGGCTGCTTTGAGGTGACTGACTGGCCTGCACTCTGTGAGCCCCACGGGGAGGACATTGATGGGCTTACAGAGTGCATCACGGACTATATCAACTTCTGTGTGGACTGCAATGTCCCTGCTCGGACTGTTACCTGTTATGCCAACAATAAGCCGTGGATCACAAAGGACATTAAGGCCATCCTGAATGAAAAGAAGAGGGCGTTCACAGATGGCAACCGTGATGAGGTGAGGAGAGTACAGGTGGTACTCAAACTTGCAATCAAGGAGGCAAAAGGCAGATACAGGAGAAAGCTGGAGAATAAACTCCAGCAAAACAACACGAGGGATGTGTGGAGTGGTATGAGAAACATCACTGGGTTCCAGAAGACTGGTGGCATGGGGTTGGAGGGCTGTGTGGACCGGGCCAATGAACTGAACCTATTTTTCAATAGGTTTGATACagcggcccctcccccacacgACTCTTCTGCTTGCTGCCAAACACCTACTGCCACTCCACCTCcccctactccttctccttACAGACCTCTTGTCTGCCCCTTGACACCTCAATTCACTCCTACctactccacccctcctccctgctctgcaTCATGTCCTCTACAACCTGAggacctcacccctcccccaactGTCACCTCTACAGTGTCCTTCACGCCTGACCTGGTGAGAAGACAGCTAACAAGACTCCACTCCGGCAAAGCTGCAGGCCCCGATGGTGTGTTGCCCAGGGTGCTTAAAGCCTGTGCCCATCAGCTGTGTGGAGTACTGAGTCTGGTCTTCATCCTGAGCCTGCACCTCCAGAGGGTCCCCGTGCTGTGGAAGACGTCCTGCCTCGTTCCTGTACCTAAGAAGCCGCGTCCCAACGGCCCTCAGGACTACAGACCGGTGGCCCTGACGTCCTATGTCATGAAGACCCTGGAGAGGCTCATCCTGGAGCAGCTAAGGCCTATGGTCAGGCCCTTCACTGATCCACTACAGTTCGCCTACCAGCCCCGCCTGGGAGTTGAGGACGGCATCATCTACCTGCTGAACAGAGTCTACACTCATCTGGACAAGCCGGCAAGCACTGTGAGAGTCATGTTCTTTGATTTCTCCagtgccttcaacaccatccgtCCGGCTCTACTGGGTGAGAAGATGACTgcgatggaggtggaggccccCATCGTGTCCTGGATTGTTGATTACCTGACGGGCAGACCACAGTACGTACGCCTACAGAACTGTGTGTCTGACAAGGTGGTCAGCAACACTGGGGCCCCACAGGGGactgtcctctctcccttcctcttcacccTCTTCACCTCAGACTTTAACTATTGCACTGAGTCCTGCCACCTTCAGAAGTTTTCTGATGACTCAGCAATAGTTGGCTGCATTGAAAAGGGGGATGACCGTGAATACAGGACTGTTGTGGACAACTTTGTCACTTGGAGTGAGCTGAATCACCTGCAACTCAACGTGACAAAGACGAAGGAGCTCATTGTGGATCTGAGGAGGGAGAAAACAGCAGCTGTGACCCCTGTTTCCATACAGGGGGTCCCAGTGGACACTGTTGAGGAGTACAAGTACCTGGGGGTGTACTTTAATAACAAGTTGGACTGGTCTAGAAATGCAGAGGCTGTCTACAAAAAAGGCCAAAGCCGACTCTTTTGCCTCAGGAGGCTGAGGTCCTTTAACATCTGCCGGACGATGCTGAGGATGTTTTACGAGTCTGTTGTAGCCAGTGCAATCTTCTTCGCTGTCACATGCTGGGGCAGTGGGATGAGGGTTGCAGACACCAACAGACTTGAAAGACTGATTAGGAGGGCCGGTGATGTTGTGGGGGAGGAACTGGACACCCTGATGaccgtggcagagaggaggatgctgtCCAGGTTTCAGTCCATCTTGGACAatgtctcacaccctctctatgacacactggccctgcagaggagcaccttcagcaggagattcctctcacccagatgcaccacagagcgccacaggaaatctttcctgcctgtggccattaaaatttacaacgcctcccttagaatgtcagacaccgtccctctctgtaatctctgacctcaaacaaggactataattcttgcaccttttgcacaatactgtacaattctttttgtacagtgctgtcttttgtgtatgtatgtatgtatgtatgtatgtatgtatatatgtatgtatgtgtatatgtgtatgtgtatatgtatatgtatatatatatatatatgtatgtgtatatatggtgttgtatatatatttatattgtccttacattttttatttgtattttttgtttttcttaggttgtatcttttatcttttgtgtatgtatgtgtatttatgttgtatgtatatgtatatgtatatatatatatatatatatatatatatatatatatatgtgtgtgtgtatgtatatgtatatatatggatatggatatatatgttatattttattcttaatatttatttatttatttatttatttgtgtatgtatatctggagttcgtgacaaaaataatttccctctgggattattaaagtatttatctatctatctatctatctatctatctatctatctatctatctattcatctaggcccccaccctctccatctccacccccACAACCACCTCAACAAGAACAGCAGCAGGAATTCGGGCCCATGAGAGTacaaagagggaggaagaggcaggCCACTGCGACCATAACCCCCTACCAGCAACAGGTCCTCAGTGCCCTTGCGAAAGAGGAGAATGAGCATGAGCGTTTCCTATTGAGCTTTGCACCCACACTGGCAAGGTTGGAGCCTCGCAAACAGGCATTGCTAAAGTGTAGAATGCAGTCCCTGTTTTATGACATCGAGTTTGGAGAATAAatgaaattattaaattaaattattacaTTTAAACACAAACATCTGCTTTGTACCTCTTTCTTTACATTAGATATTCTGAAGGAGATTTAACATTTTATCTTGTTTTATCACTACAATACCCACTTTGATATACATAGGAGCCACACAATTTCTATTAggtatgaaaaaaatatttaaacttaagTCAGCTTTATCGTTCATGGGTGTGGTACTGCTTCCAAGATTCAGAGAAAACTTCAACTTCACCACATCATCTGGTGTTTGCTGGTGATGAAATGGAATAGCTTTTAAGCAGAAGCTTTGGGTAGCTCTTAAAAGAGCTGTTGGTTTGGTTGGTTCTTTTAAGGCCTATGTAACGGACCTATTGTGCATCCACCTGTATTGTGCCCCGGAACCTTTTGTTTACGTCTCACCCGGTACCCTTTTAGAGGCGCACAGTGGCATTCACGGCGATGCGTGTTTCGCGCGTAGTCGCGTCAAAGACGTAAGTTAATATGTCTTAAAGCCTGTATTTTGGTTATATAAATGTTGGGTTCATATTGAAACATTTTGTGTGTAAGTTTTATAGTTCATTTGTCTTACACCGGTCACATTTCTATGCCGTTTTATGTCTGAATAGCGTATGAAGCAAGCCAACGGCTGACCCATGAATGTCCGGTGAATGCAACTTTTCCCTCGTCTTGCACCCTTGGCAAGCGGAGCGAGGTATGTTGGTTTGTGATGAAatttgattagattagattagattaggctttattgatccttttgtgatgactccctcaaggaaattgattgtccagtagtttacagaagaaacacaacacaatattaaattatatacaatataagataaacaatacactctagataactataaaaagtaaaacaaaaagtaaacagtaaacataataataatataagataaataataaactcttaactaactaactataaaaagtaaacaaaaacagtaaacaataaactcttagctaatatagaaagtagagatattaatagaagtaaaacaggattcaagtaaaataaaaagataaatgtagagaactgtatagaggattaatataaataaataaatatatataaataaataaataaatgtaaacataaataaacatatatatatatgtttgtgccTAGATGTTATCCTGCCAGGGAACTCGTCCTGCTTCAGACATGAAGTACTGAGCAAACTTCTCCCTCACTGCCACAACATCTCTGCCAGCATTGTTGGTGCCAAGGCGAGGTGCGTTCTGGAGACCTTGTGATGGCTCAGCTGTGGATGTTCCAGTAGATGACCTAGCCGGTATTGTAGTACTGGCATCCCACCTCAGAAAGTTATGGGGCATGCAGGTGGCCTTTACCATGTTCTCTGCCACttctggagagacacacagcaccCGACGGTACACTCTCCATTGGGATGCCAGTATGCCAAACGCACACTCGACCATTCTGCGCACGTGAGAGAGACGGGtgttaaacacttttttttctccagtgTTGTAGCCAGGGTATGGGCGCATGATGTTACGCCGCAAGGGGAAGGCTTCGTCTGCCAGAAACACATGAGGCATCGGGCCAAGATGTTCTGCCCCTGGGAGGATGGAGTCATCCGGGATACCCAATGTGTTCTGCCGTAGGGCAGTACCAaaagcggaggaggagagggttccCCCATCACTGTTTCTTCCATAGGCCCCGATGTCAACAAGCCTGAAACAGTACCTGGCGTCGACTACAGCCAGAAGGACGATGGAAAAAGTGCCTTTGTAATTGTAATAAAGAGTGCCACTGGAGGGAGGAGCCTCAATGACTACGTGTTTCCCATCCATTGCCCCTATGCAGTTGGGGAAATCCAGCTGTTGGAATCCAGTGGCTATCTTTCTCCACGCTGCTTTGTCTGGAATAGGCATGTAATCTGGCAGGAGGCAATCCCAAATAGCTGTGCAGACCTGATGAACTATGCCTGCCACAGTGCTGGCACCCATCCTGAAGGCGAAAGCGATGGACCGGAATGAATCGCCAGTTGCCAGATACCTGCCCAAAGAGTGATATTTAGTTTAGTCTGAAACAATTGAGCAAGCACGCATACACCTGTTGATCTTGATTGTAGCCGTTAGCAGTTAGATAGCAGTTTCTATTTCATTTGCAGGCCTGACAGTCAGTTAGGTAATGCTAGCAGTCTACATCCTGTCCAGCGAGGGACGATATGCATATAAAATAGGCctactctgagcacctttaaaacaagactgaagacttttatgtttgctttagctttctgctaaatcttaaatacattgcactttctaaaaagcttttttaaatttgcctttatattctattttaatactaaaatgcctttttaactttctattttacccatttcttcttctatgacaatgtttatatgtgaagcacttgagtctgccttgtgtatgaaaagtgctatataaataaagttgccttgccttgcctacgtATGCTGAAAAGGTGAAAACAAGCTCTGCAACACCAAAGAGTATGGGAGGCAAGACAACATAGCTTACATTAGACCTGTTGCTAGGTAAACTACTACCTGCTTGTTACTAGTAATAAAATAAGCTACGAGACATGCGTCTGATTTCATAAtcctttttataaatatatttgcgGATTTACCTTAAACAAATGCTGAGTCGTTCCTCTGGACTGATGGCTTGCCTCATGTGGGTGTCTTGCCTTATTATTGAAGGCGCAACGATGCGCAACAAGGTTTCAAATTGACTCTTGTCGAGTCTGAAATATGCACTGAACCGTGCATTATCAAACCATAGCTCCTGAATCAAACTATGAAACGCCCCGTACTGCTGCCGTCCCCGGTTTATGTCATGCACCCACAAACGGGAAGGTTCATCGTTATCCTCGTCGTTGTCATTTAACGCCAAAACAAGGGCTAATTTTCTCATCCTCGACATTGTAACTGACACTGTAGCGTAGTCAAACCACTTTGATGCGGTAACTGATTTGCAACGTTGGCTCTAGAACATTCTGCTCGAGAATGAACTTGACAAAACCACCCTGTCAGTTTTTTAGTTGGTAAAAAACCGCCCGGGTCAggtgttttttaatataaaaaaactgcctgtgtgaacacGCCCTAAGTCAGGCAGGCATGACCCATTTTTATCGTGCAGCCATCGAAAGCGtgctcaccttctccctcctgGTCCGGTATGGTAGTGCTACCAGCCAGGATAAACAACAGCTTGAGAGGGTAGTACGCAGGGCCTCTAAAATCATTGGCTGTAGTCTGCCTACCATAGGCTCGCACTATGACACCAGAATTTCCAGGAAAACTAGGAAGATCATCTCTGACCCCTCTCATCCAGCACACCACTTATTC encodes the following:
- the LOC130401424 gene encoding uncharacterized protein LOC130401424, which encodes MSRMRKLALVLALNDNDEDNDEPSRLWVHDINRGRQQYGAFHSLIQELWFDNARFSAYFRLDKSQFETLLRIVAPSIIRQDTHMRQAISPEERLSICLRYLATGDSFRSIAFAFRMGASTVAGIVHQVCTAIWDCLLPDYMPIPDKAAWRKIATGFQQLDFPNCIGAMDGKHVVIEAPPSSGTLYYNYKGTFSIVLLAVVDARYCFRLVDIGAYGRNSDGGTLSSSAFGTALRQNTLGIPDDSILPGAEHLGPMPHVFLADEAFPLRRNIMRPYPGYNTGEKKVFNTRLSHVRRMVECAFGILASQWRVYRRVLCVSPEVAENMVKATCMPHNFLRWDASTTIPARSSTGTSTAEPSQGLQNAPRLGTNNAGRDVVAVREKFAQYFMSEAGRVPWQDNI